A genomic window from Vigna radiata var. radiata cultivar VC1973A chromosome 2, Vradiata_ver6, whole genome shotgun sequence includes:
- the LOC106778936 gene encoding uncharacterized protein LOC106778936, giving the protein MACLEWLKNELAPFIEHGFRLCPFRSRSLALFLLLALLRCCLVTVESESWCFVLSESCSRKVANLAVGLLAVGIGNLTISVHIAIFVGAMPRRRQSWRLRIFMDSAKILEMNTKLRQPHIDRINMTPFKCCLNLMNPIEVNVQLLRLMVKSWVGKDLSFRVCQRLVPFNPVDVFMATGLDLGGLDVPFDECVVGLLGDMFNPSTTTKEDLIDMFDLIVTDEAIDVDVVLLDDLDSLCLYDWGSAVHQNLVQNLHKCKIKIISKKISKSMGLSGNVAVLQAWAVERLSLHDGRSPRVFPRIWRWFPYTGTKETIEAVFKNGQLNTEWYLSRNDYLKAEVRXAFGMDEGGDSEETKVEPSTSTLPETYEDSSDDGTWEEGAEEIVNKTNSELIYLSSRIAXLTNELMEVLQWPLKYEEADVCHDKEGIARGDEGNGVXVHEDPLADEEPAXKHDNEGNAVGVHERPLADEEPVPKHHKGEPSEKDSPTEHVPEYIHVDDDGDNEEVVAEEHVPLRTFVGDPXTDVDVDKLYTAVSVRDKDAPQRVICDIIGQSLTTKYMQCLAPRTFVHNLVVLFASTTFMHFEKRLSGVVKRVHFSSLYSSHICSDYRKMEKNQHVYTLRNYASYMWSDYFGLEDIRTAEFLFMPFCHEEHWWCYALNFRTLQICVIDSLNKVVPDRRRIDTFVGKNMARFLCLLNNRPEGSIPPLPVTMSNIPTQPNLFDCGVVMLKAMEIWDGEDKYNGKSMXQYTNEDLREIRKNYVKEWILDNDNIARMEALQEYGFL; this is encoded by the exons ATGGCGTGTCTTGAGTGGCTGAAAAACG AGTTGGCGCCTTTCATTGAGCACGGTTTCAGACTTTGTCCTTTTCGTTCTCGCTCTCTTGCTTTGTTTCTCCTTCTCGCTCTCTTGCGCTGTTGCCTTGTCACTGTGGAATCGGAATCGTGGTGTTTTGTGCTCTCGGAATCTTGCTCTCGGAAGGTTGCTAATCTCGCTGTCGGACTCTTGGCTGTCGGAATC ggaAACCTAACTATTTCTGTCCACATTGCTATCTTTGTAGGAGCAATGCCACGAAGAAGACAAAGT TGGAGACTTCGGATATTCATGGATTCCGCCAAGATTCTAGAAATGAACACCAAACTACGACAACCGCATATAGACCGTATTAATATGACGCCATTTAAGTGTTGTTTGAACCTTATGAACCCTATTGAAGTAAACGTACAATTGTTGAGGTTGATGGTAAAAAGTTGGGTGGGGAAAGATTTGAGTTTTAGGGTTTGTCAACGTTTAGTGCCTTTTAATCCTGTTGATGTTTTCATGGCCACCGGTTTAGACTTAGGTGGACTAGATGTACCGTTTGATGAATGTGTTGTGGGTTTGCTTGGTGACATGTTCAATCCGAGTACCACGACAAAGGAGGACCTAATTGACATGTTTGATTTGATTGTAACGGATGAGGCCATAGATGTAGATGTAGTTT TGTTAGATGATTTAGACAGTTTATGTTTGTATGACTGGGGTTCTGCTGTACATCAAAACCTTGTACAAAATTTACACAAGTGTAAGATCAAAATAATATCCAAAAAAATCTCNAAGTCGATGGGTTTGAGTGGCAATGTAGCTGTATTGCAG gCTTGGGCGGTGGAGAGACTTTCATTGCATGATGGTCGTTCACCGAGGGTATTCCCGCGCATTTGGAGATGGTTCCCTTATACGGGAACCAAAGAAACAATTGAAGCTGTCTTCAAGAATGGACAA TTAAATACGGAGTGGTACCTCAGTAGGAACGACTATCTTAAGGCCGAGGTGCGTNCTGCCTTTGGCATGGATGAGGGAGGAGACAGTGAAGAAACAAAGGTTGAACCGTCCACNTCCACCCTTCCGGAAACATATGAAGATAGCTCCGATGATGGCACTTGGGAAGAGGGTGCAGAGGAGATAGTAAACAAAACCAATTCTGAATTAATATACTTGAGTTCTAGAATTGCTTNCCTCACCAACGAGTTAATGGAGGTTCTTCAATGGCCATTGAAATACGAAGAAGCAGATGTTTGTCATGACAAAGAAGGTATTGCAAGAGGTGATGAAGGAAATGGTGTTGNAGTTCATGAAGACCCTTTGGCGGATGAAGAACCAGCACNAAAACATGACAATGAAGGAAATGCTGTCGGAGTTCATGAACGGCCTTTGGCAGATGAAGAACCAGTACCAAAACATCACAAAGGTGAACCATCTGAGAAAGATTCACCAACAGAGCATGTTCCTGaatatattcatgttgatgatgatggtgacaATGAAGAAGTTGTTGCTGAAGAACATGTGCCGTTGCGCACCTTTGTTGGTGATCCANCCACCGATGTAGATGTTGACAAACTATACACTGCAGTGAGTGTTAGAGATAAAGATGCACCGCAGAG GGTCATCTGCGACATCATTGGCCAATCCTTGACCACAAAATATATGCAGTGCTTAGCACCACGTACATTTGTTCATAACCTG GTGGTGTTATTTGCCTCTACGACGTTCATGCACTTTGAAAAAAGGTTGAGCGGTGTAGTGAAGAGGGTTCATTTTAGTTCTTTATACTCG AGTCATATTTGCAGTGACTATAGGAAGATGGAAAAAAATCAACATGTGTATACGCTGCGTAATTATGCGAGCTACATGTGGTCCGATTATTTTGGACTTGAAGACATTCGCACAGCTGAGTTT ttgtttatgcCATTTTGCCATGAAGAACATTGGTGGTGTTATGCCCTTAATTTCAGAACATTACAAATATGTGTTATTGACTCATTAAACAAGGTTGTACCTGATAGGAGGAGGATTGACACATTTGTG GGAAAAAATATGGCCAGATTTTTGTGCTTGTTGAACAATAGACCGGAGGGTAGTATTCCTCCTTTGCCTGTGACAATGTCAAACATCCCGACCCAACCAAACTT ATTCGATTGTGGAGTGGTAATGTTAAAAGCAATGGAAATTTGGGATGGGGAGGACAAATACAACGGCAAGAGCATGCNGCAATATACGAAT GAAGATTTGCGTGAAATTAGAAAAAACTACGTAAAGGAGTGGATCCTCGACAACGACAATATTGCAAGAATGGAGGCGCTACAGGAATATGGATTTTTGTAG